Proteins encoded by one window of Manduca sexta isolate Smith_Timp_Sample1 chromosome 12, JHU_Msex_v1.0, whole genome shotgun sequence:
- the LOC115442781 gene encoding hydroxysteroid dehydrogenase-like protein 2 isoform X1, translated as MSLVANTGKLAGRTLFITGASRGIGKAIALKAAKDGANVVIAAKTAEPHPKLPGTIYTAAEEIEALGGKALPCIVDVRDEKQVQKAVDEAVKKFNGIDILVNNASAISLTGTAQTDMKRYDLMHNINTRGTFLASKLCLPVLKSSDHAHILNLSPPLNMNPYWFSIHVAYTMAKYGMSMCVLGMSEEFKQFNIGVNALWPKTAIATAAIEMLTGDTSTSRKPEIVSDAAYLMLCKDPKNYTGNFAIDEDVLKESGIKDLTPYACDPKNADNLLLDGFLDDPASISHHQAISSVSMRRYHTSAVNYKEKASEGGQIPELFATISKNLSPELVKKTQAIYQFNVKGKEEGVWHIDLKNGDGACGQGEPKNPPDATLTMDGTNFAEMFAGKLKPTTAFMMGKLKISGDLQKAMKLEKMMKSLKNKA; from the exons ATGAGTCTAGTAGCAAATACCGG TAAATTAGCTGGTAGGACGCTGTTTATAACTGGCGCTTCTCGTGGTATTGGAAAAGCTATTGCGTTAAAAGCGGCAAAAGATGGAGCAAATGTGGTGATCGCTGCCAAAACAGCGGAACCACATCCGAAATTACCGGGCACGATTTACACTGCTGCTGAAGAGA TTGAAGCTCTTGGTGGCAAAGCATTGCCATGCATTGTAGATGTAAGAGACGAAAAACAAGTTCAGAAGGCTGTAGACGAGGCTGTGAAGAAG ttcaatgGTATCGACATTCTGGTGAACAATGCTTCAGCGATATCGCTCACGGGCACCGCCCAGACTGACATGAAGAGATACGACCTCATGCACAATATCAACACGAGAGGCACATTTTTGGC gtcaaAGCTGTGCCTGCCAGTGCTCAAGAGCAGTGATCATGCGCACATATTGAACCTCTCACCGCCTCTTAATATGAACCCTTACTG GTTTTCGATCCATGTGGCTTACACGATGGCCAAGTACGGCATGTCGATGTGCGTGCTCGGCATGAGTGAGGAGTTCAAGCAGTTCAACATTGGCGTTAACGCTCTCTGGCCTAAGACAG cTATCGCAACGGCAGCTATTGAGATGCTAACTGGCGACACTTCAACAAGTCGCAAGCCCGAAATTGTATCGGATGCAGCTTACCTCATGCTTTGCAA agaTCCCAAAAACTACACAGGCAACTTTGCTATCGATGAGGATGTCCTCAAAGAGTCTGGAATTAAAGACTTGACACCATACGCCTGTGATCCGA AGAATGCAGATAATCTCCTATTGGACGGATTCCTTGATGATCCCGCCTCAATCAGCCACCACCAAGCTATCAGTTCCGTCTCCATGAGGAGGTATCATACCTCAGCCGTTAACTACAAGGAAAAG gcAAGCGAAGGTGGTCAAATTCCAGAACTGTTTGCCACAATCAGCAAAAATCTTTCACCTGAGCTTGTGAAGAAAACGCAAGCCATCTATCAATTCAAtgtaaaag GAAAAGAAGAGGGTGTATGGCACATCGACCTCAAGAACGGCGACGGAGCGTGCGGACAAGGCGAGCCAAAGAACCCGCCTGACGCGACCCTCACCATGGACGGCACCAACTTCGCAGAGATGTTCGCCG gtAAACTAAAACCCACCACGGCGTTCATGATGGGCAAGCTCAAGATCAGCGGTGACTTACAAAAAGCGATGAAGCTCGAGAAAATGATGAAATCATTAAAGAACAAAGCCTAA
- the LOC115442781 gene encoding hydroxysteroid dehydrogenase-like protein 2 isoform X2, giving the protein MSLVANTGKLAGRTLFITGASRGIGKAIALKAAKDGANVVIAAKTAEPHPKLPGTIYTAAEEIEALGGKALPCIVDVRDEKQVQKAVDEAVKKFNGIDILVNNASAISLTGTAQTDMKRYDLMHNINTRGTFLASKLCLPVLKSSDHAHILNLSPPLNMNPYWFSIHVAYTMAKYGMSMCVLGMSEEFKQFNIGVNALWPKTAIATAAIEMLTGDTSTSRKPEIVSDAAYLMLCKDPKNYTGNFAIDEDVLKESGIKDLTPYACDPSNIDNLLPDFFLDVPGVAKPASKKASEGGQIPELFATISKNLSPELVKKTQAIYQFNVKGKEEGVWHIDLKNGDGACGQGEPKNPPDATLTMDGTNFAEMFAGKLKPTTAFMMGKLKISGDLQKAMKLEKMMKSLKNKA; this is encoded by the exons ATGAGTCTAGTAGCAAATACCGG TAAATTAGCTGGTAGGACGCTGTTTATAACTGGCGCTTCTCGTGGTATTGGAAAAGCTATTGCGTTAAAAGCGGCAAAAGATGGAGCAAATGTGGTGATCGCTGCCAAAACAGCGGAACCACATCCGAAATTACCGGGCACGATTTACACTGCTGCTGAAGAGA TTGAAGCTCTTGGTGGCAAAGCATTGCCATGCATTGTAGATGTAAGAGACGAAAAACAAGTTCAGAAGGCTGTAGACGAGGCTGTGAAGAAG ttcaatgGTATCGACATTCTGGTGAACAATGCTTCAGCGATATCGCTCACGGGCACCGCCCAGACTGACATGAAGAGATACGACCTCATGCACAATATCAACACGAGAGGCACATTTTTGGC gtcaaAGCTGTGCCTGCCAGTGCTCAAGAGCAGTGATCATGCGCACATATTGAACCTCTCACCGCCTCTTAATATGAACCCTTACTG GTTTTCGATCCATGTGGCTTACACGATGGCCAAGTACGGCATGTCGATGTGCGTGCTCGGCATGAGTGAGGAGTTCAAGCAGTTCAACATTGGCGTTAACGCTCTCTGGCCTAAGACAG cTATCGCAACGGCAGCTATTGAGATGCTAACTGGCGACACTTCAACAAGTCGCAAGCCCGAAATTGTATCGGATGCAGCTTACCTCATGCTTTGCAA agaTCCCAAAAACTACACAGGCAACTTTGCTATCGATGAGGATGTCCTCAAAGAGTCTGGAATTAAAGACTTGACACCATACGCCTGTGATCCGA GTAACATAGACAATTTATTACCTGACTTCTTTTTGGACGTGCCCGGTGTTGCCAAACCAGCATCCAAAAAG gcAAGCGAAGGTGGTCAAATTCCAGAACTGTTTGCCACAATCAGCAAAAATCTTTCACCTGAGCTTGTGAAGAAAACGCAAGCCATCTATCAATTCAAtgtaaaag GAAAAGAAGAGGGTGTATGGCACATCGACCTCAAGAACGGCGACGGAGCGTGCGGACAAGGCGAGCCAAAGAACCCGCCTGACGCGACCCTCACCATGGACGGCACCAACTTCGCAGAGATGTTCGCCG gtAAACTAAAACCCACCACGGCGTTCATGATGGGCAAGCTCAAGATCAGCGGTGACTTACAAAAAGCGATGAAGCTCGAGAAAATGATGAAATCATTAAAGAACAAAGCCTAA